One genomic segment of Methanobacterium sp. includes these proteins:
- a CDS encoding TetR/AcrR family transcriptional regulator, which produces MSIKDRRKREREQRRNDIINAAEKLFFAGGYDDVSMNDIANEVELSKATLYLYFNNKEELFFSIVLRGTLILNSTIKAEVQKSKTGIDKVSAFRKAYNNFTNDYPDYMRIYKYFQSGRFDIKKIIDENHIHDVITEINGEFVVKTSLDEENLVDEYLKRIMELRSERLIIMCNSIKTGIDDGTIRPDVDPVEAAVLLSSISKKMSNIPLDHEKILESRGIDHDKFVADVEKLIRYMIMNSSN; this is translated from the coding sequence ATGTCCATTAAAGATCGGAGGAAAAGAGAAAGGGAACAAAGAAGGAATGATATCATTAATGCTGCTGAAAAATTATTCTTTGCAGGTGGGTATGATGATGTTTCCATGAATGACATTGCTAATGAAGTTGAACTGAGTAAAGCTACTCTTTATCTCTACTTTAATAATAAAGAAGAACTTTTTTTTTCTATTGTCTTGCGGGGTACATTAATATTGAATTCCACTATAAAAGCTGAAGTTCAAAAATCAAAAACTGGAATTGATAAAGTTTCGGCTTTTAGAAAAGCTTATAATAACTTCACAAATGATTATCCAGATTATATGCGGATTTATAAATACTTCCAATCAGGAAGATTTGATATAAAGAAAATAATAGATGAAAATCATATTCATGACGTTATAACTGAGATTAATGGAGAATTTGTAGTTAAAACAAGCTTGGATGAGGAAAATTTGGTTGATGAATATTTAAAAAGGATCATGGAATTGCGTTCAGAAAGATTAATTATTATGTGTAATTCTATCAAAACCGGTATAGACGATGGCACCATTCGTCCGGATGTAGATCCAGTTGAAGCAGCTGTATTATTATCATCAATTTCTAAAAAAATGTCAAATATTCCTCTAGATCATGAAAAAATCCTTGAAAGTCGAGGAATTGATCATGATAAATTCGTTGCTGATGTTGAAAAATTAATCAGATATATGATAATGAACTCTTCCAATTAG
- a CDS encoding metal-dependent hydrolase — translation MSSYKKHILFSLLMVIPFFPDVYYLSLAVIGASMVDLDNSFRYRNLFIMAFSGGILAFILLFLNLTPFPGILLISIAFFFFLAQHRGFVHSIPGICLTSFCLAIFVLSFQNILILFKVDYMVAIYLTAIIIGVMILNRGVLILYALLVSVGIFLMPETNFNFLYIYTALFVGSLSHLILDLFTGNGVKLFEPLWKHSYGKLAGSFFLVLWAIFVVIFNFYPGNDFILTLNMFIKNLAEYSKYKLY, via the coding sequence ATGTCTTCTTATAAAAAACATATTTTATTTTCACTTTTAATGGTAATTCCATTCTTTCCAGATGTATATTATTTGTCTCTGGCTGTTATCGGTGCTTCGATGGTTGATCTGGATAACAGTTTTCGTTACAGAAACTTGTTTATAATGGCCTTTTCAGGAGGAATTCTGGCATTTATATTACTATTTTTAAATTTAACTCCGTTTCCAGGCATATTACTCATTAGCATAGCATTTTTTTTCTTTTTAGCCCAACACAGGGGATTTGTCCATTCAATTCCCGGGATATGTTTGACATCATTCTGTCTGGCAATTTTCGTTTTAAGTTTCCAAAACATTTTAATCCTTTTTAAAGTAGATTACATGGTGGCAATTTACTTGACAGCAATAATAATAGGGGTCATGATTCTTAATAGGGGGGTGTTGATTTTATATGCTTTACTTGTTTCTGTTGGAATCTTTTTGATGCCTGAAACCAATTTTAACTTTTTATACATCTACACAGCACTATTTGTTGGTTCTTTAAGCCATCTGATTCTGGACCTCTTCACTGGGAATGGTGTTAAACTTTTTGAACCACTGTGGAAACACAGTTATGGAAAATTAGCAGGATCATTCTTTCTAGTGTTATGGGCAATTTTCGTAGTTATATTTAATTTTTACCCTGGAAATGATTTTATTCTTACCCTGAACATGTTTATTAAAAATTTAGCCGAGTATTCTAAATATAAATTATATTAA
- a CDS encoding argininosuccinate synthase, with translation MEKVVLAFSGGLDTSVCIKLLEEEYDKKVITACVDVGQPEDEITRPAKLSTEMGLEHYTIDAKEEFAREFIFRAIKANAVYEGYPLSTALARPLIAIKIVELAEKVGATAIAHGCTGKGNDQFRFESIIRSYSDSDVIAPIRDLNLTRSEEIAYAKSHGIPLPSDKLYSIDENLWGRSIEGDILEDPMVETPEKAFSWTCSTEDAPDKPEIIEISFEEGVPTEINGELMGPLDIIQECNKVAGMHGIGRIDIMEDRIIGLKSRENYETPGACLLIAAHRALEQLVLTREEIKFSEIVSLTYSELVYNGLWHEPLRDDLDQLIDNMQGRVCGNVRLKLHKGSIRILGRKSPFSLYQEEAVSFEDKEMDQREIAGMVKNYGIQAACYQDVCRRK, from the coding sequence ATGGAAAAAGTTGTTCTGGCGTTCAGCGGTGGGCTGGACACCTCAGTATGCATAAAATTACTTGAAGAAGAATATGATAAAAAAGTTATAACTGCCTGTGTTGATGTAGGGCAACCTGAGGATGAAATAACAAGACCTGCCAAATTATCAACTGAAATGGGGCTTGAACATTATACCATAGATGCTAAAGAGGAATTTGCTCGTGAATTTATCTTCCGAGCAATAAAGGCCAATGCTGTTTATGAGGGTTACCCACTTTCAACTGCATTAGCCAGACCACTTATTGCCATTAAAATTGTTGAACTCGCTGAAAAAGTAGGTGCCACTGCTATAGCTCATGGTTGTACTGGTAAAGGAAATGATCAATTCCGTTTTGAGTCTATCATTAGATCTTATTCTGATAGTGATGTTATAGCACCAATAAGGGATTTAAACTTAACGAGAAGTGAAGAAATTGCCTATGCAAAGTCCCATGGAATTCCACTCCCTTCAGATAAGCTTTACAGTATTGATGAAAACTTGTGGGGGCGTTCAATAGAAGGTGATATTCTAGAGGATCCTATGGTGGAAACCCCTGAAAAAGCTTTTAGTTGGACTTGTTCCACCGAAGATGCTCCTGATAAACCAGAAATTATTGAAATATCCTTTGAGGAAGGAGTTCCAACCGAAATAAACGGAGAACTAATGGGCCCTCTTGATATTATCCAAGAATGCAATAAAGTTGCCGGCATGCATGGAATTGGCAGGATTGACATTATGGAAGACCGTATCATCGGCCTTAAATCAAGGGAAAACTATGAAACACCTGGTGCTTGTCTTTTAATTGCAGCCCATCGTGCCTTAGAACAACTGGTTTTAACCAGGGAAGAGATTAAGTTCTCTGAAATTGTATCATTAACCTATTCTGAACTAGTTTATAATGGATTATGGCATGAACCACTAAGAGATGATTTGGATCAGCTTATTGACAATATGCAGGGCCGAGTTTGTGGAAATGTACGTTTGAAATTGCACAAAGGTAGTATACGCATTTTAGGACGAAAATCACCATTTAGTTTGTACCAAGAGGAAGCCGTGTCCTTTGAAGATAAGGAAATGGATCAAAGAGAAATTGCAGGCATGGTTAAAAACTATGGAATACAAGCAGCTTGTTATCAGGATGTTTGTCGCCGAAAATAG
- the mcrG gene encoding coenzyme-B sulfoethylthiotransferase subunit gamma gives MSYKPQYTPGETKIAQNRRNHMDPDFEMKKIRNINDEDIVSVLGHRNPGENYKTVHPPLDEMDFDEDMMKELVDPIPGAKQGTRIRYVQFADSMYNAPAHPYDRARTYMSRFRGVDTGTLSGRQVIEIRELDLEKISKTLLETEFFDPAKTGLRGATVHGHSLRLDENGLMFDALQRYVYNEKTRQVSYIKDQVGRPLDAPVDVGEPMDEEHLKEITTIYRSDNVGIREDKEALEAVLTIHESRTDGGYGLGVFKKDLKAKLGDDK, from the coding sequence ATGTCATACAAACCCCAGTACACACCTGGAGAAACAAAAATAGCTCAAAATCGTCGGAATCATATGGATCCAGATTTTGAGATGAAAAAAATCAGAAATATTAATGATGAAGATATTGTTAGCGTTTTAGGTCACAGAAATCCTGGAGAAAATTACAAAACCGTTCACCCTCCCCTGGATGAAATGGATTTCGATGAAGACATGATGAAAGAATTGGTTGATCCAATTCCCGGAGCAAAACAAGGAACAAGAATCAGATACGTACAGTTTGCAGATTCAATGTACAACGCACCTGCACACCCCTACGACCGGGCCCGAACCTACATGTCACGTTTCAGAGGAGTGGACACCGGAACTCTATCTGGAAGACAAGTTATTGAAATTCGAGAACTAGACTTGGAAAAAATTTCAAAAACATTACTAGAAACAGAATTCTTTGACCCTGCAAAGACCGGTTTAAGAGGAGCAACTGTACATGGACACTCACTAAGATTAGATGAAAACGGACTAATGTTCGATGCTCTGCAAAGATACGTATACAATGAAAAAACCCGACAAGTCTCCTACATTAAAGACCAAGTAGGAAGACCACTCGATGCACCTGTAGATGTAGGAGAACCAATGGACGAAGAACACTTAAAAGAAATCACCACCATTTACCGCAGCGACAACGTTGGCATAAGAGAAGATAAAGAAGCCCTTGAAGCAGTTTTAACAATACACGAATCTAGAACTGACGGCGGATATGGATTAGGAGTTTTCAAAAAAGATTTAAAAGCAAAACTGGGTGATGACAAATGA
- a CDS encoding DUF488 domain-containing protein: MIQIKRAYEEANETDGFRILIDRLWPRGLSKEKLGINLWLKEIAPSNELRKSFGHDPQKWEEFRDKYTDELKEKTDQLEQIKKIEEKEGNLTLIYAAKDEKHNNAVVLLEILKNY; the protein is encoded by the coding sequence ATGATCCAAATAAAAAGAGCATACGAAGAAGCAAATGAAACTGATGGTTTTAGAATATTAATTGATCGCTTATGGCCCCGTGGTTTAAGCAAGGAAAAACTGGGGATAAATCTATGGCTTAAGGAAATTGCCCCATCCAATGAACTTCGAAAATCATTTGGACATGATCCTCAAAAATGGGAAGAATTCCGAGACAAGTACACTGATGAACTCAAGGAAAAAACAGATCAATTAGAACAAATCAAAAAAATTGAAGAAAAAGAAGGAAATTTAACTCTAATATATGCAGCTAAAGATGAAAAACATAACAATGCTGTGGTTTTATTAGAAATATTAAAAAATTATTAA
- a CDS encoding sigmaK-factor processing regulatory BofA, with amino-acid sequence MDILTMIIIVIVLVVLGVIGIGILFKLGKIAFSILLHMLTGWILLFVWNILPFFKIPINVLSVLVAGFGGIFGVGVLIFAKALGFY; translated from the coding sequence ATGGATATCTTGACTATGATTATTATTGTCATTGTCCTAGTGGTTTTGGGAGTTATTGGGATAGGGATTCTCTTTAAACTGGGAAAAATTGCTTTTAGCATTCTTTTGCACATGTTAACTGGATGGATATTACTATTTGTCTGGAACATATTGCCCTTTTTCAAGATCCCTATCAACGTGTTATCAGTTTTGGTCGCGGGTTTTGGGGGAATTTTTGGTGTTGGTGTGCTAATTTTCGCCAAAGCATTGGGTTTCTATTAA
- a CDS encoding succinylglutamate desuccinylase, producing MQVDISTISQDTGGDITLNKKFMKHLAPDKIGKNIIEVAKNGTPLLKLGSGSPRIFLCGGIHGNELPPQLAFFQLIDHLKNKKIRGTVFMVPIAIPYATMKNSRRFQGWDMNRKTSKEGYISNTILKTAQKLEIEAAADFHSTQPHSNPGVESVFCSKEPCYESFKIAEHITSQTSSKVISQEKAGTLYGGALEDELNISKIPAVTCEVVSRNGLVDSGSVERSFLQMKSFMEFFKII from the coding sequence ATGCAAGTTGATATTTCAACTATATCGCAAGATACTGGAGGGGATATTACTCTGAACAAAAAGTTCATGAAACATTTAGCCCCTGATAAGATTGGAAAGAATATTATTGAAGTGGCAAAAAATGGAACTCCTCTTTTAAAACTGGGTTCTGGATCTCCTCGTATTTTTTTATGCGGTGGAATACATGGTAATGAACTTCCACCTCAATTAGCGTTTTTTCAACTAATTGATCATCTAAAAAATAAAAAAATTAGAGGAACAGTATTTATGGTGCCCATAGCCATTCCTTATGCTACCATGAAGAATTCACGCAGGTTTCAAGGATGGGATATGAATAGAAAGACGTCTAAAGAAGGATACATATCAAATACAATCTTAAAAACCGCTCAAAAGTTAGAAATTGAAGCTGCAGCAGATTTTCACTCAACCCAGCCCCATAGTAATCCTGGAGTGGAAAGTGTTTTTTGTTCTAAAGAACCTTGTTATGAGAGCTTTAAAATAGCTGAACATATAACCAGTCAGACATCTTCCAAGGTCATATCACAGGAAAAAGCAGGTACTTTGTATGGTGGAGCCTTGGAAGATGAGTTAAACATTAGCAAAATACCTGCAGTGACGTGTGAAGTTGTTTCAAGAAATGGATTAGTAGATTCAGGGAGTGTCGAACGATCTTTTCTCCAGATGAAGTCATTTATGGAGTTTTTTAAGATTATTTAA
- the mcrA gene encoding coenzyme-B sulfoethylthiotransferase subunit alpha — protein MNNEKKLFLKALQSKFDEDPKENHTDFYCYGGWKQSPRKKEFDEYAKKVEKERGIPFYNPDIGVPLGQRKLMAYKVSGTDTYVEGDDLHFCNNAAIQQLSDDIKRTIIVGMDTAHSVLEKRLGVEVTPETINEYMETINHALPGGAVVQEHMVEVHPGLVGDCYAKLFTGDDTLADELDSRFLIDINKEFPEEQAQMLKEYIGKKTYQISRVPSMVVRVCDGGTVSRWSAMQIGMSFIAAYKLCAGEAAIADFSYAAKHADVIEMGSILPARRARGPNEPGGISFGVMADMIQTSRISDDPAKISLEVIGAAATIYDQIWLGSYMSGGVGFTQYATAAYTDDILDDFVYYGKEYVDGKYGICGTKASTEVVHDIAAEVTMYGMEQYEYPALLEDHFGGSQRAAVVSAAAGCSVAFATGNSNAGINGWYLSQILHKETHSRLGFYGYDLQDQCGASNSLSIRSDEGLIHELRGPNYPNYAMNVGHQPEYAGIAQAPHAARGDAFCVNPLIKVAFADKDLAFDFTRPRKAIAKGALREFVPGGERDLIIPVK, from the coding sequence ATGAACAATGAGAAAAAGCTATTTTTAAAAGCTTTACAAAGTAAATTTGATGAAGATCCCAAGGAAAATCACACTGATTTTTACTGTTACGGAGGCTGGAAACAATCACCTCGAAAAAAAGAGTTTGATGAGTACGCAAAAAAGGTTGAAAAAGAAAGAGGAATCCCATTCTATAACCCAGACATCGGAGTTCCACTAGGTCAGAGGAAATTAATGGCCTACAAAGTTTCAGGTACTGACACCTATGTGGAAGGAGATGACCTACATTTCTGTAACAACGCTGCAATCCAGCAACTTTCAGATGATATCAAAAGAACCATCATAGTTGGAATGGATACAGCTCATTCTGTTCTGGAAAAACGTTTAGGTGTGGAAGTTACTCCCGAAACTATCAACGAATACATGGAAACTATCAACCATGCCCTTCCAGGCGGTGCAGTTGTTCAAGAACATATGGTAGAAGTTCACCCCGGTCTGGTTGGTGACTGCTACGCCAAACTGTTCACTGGTGATGATACCTTAGCTGATGAACTGGATTCCAGATTCCTCATCGATATTAACAAAGAATTCCCAGAAGAACAAGCCCAAATGCTCAAAGAATATATTGGCAAAAAAACATACCAGATTAGCCGAGTTCCATCCATGGTAGTCCGAGTATGTGATGGTGGAACTGTATCCCGATGGTCTGCAATGCAGATTGGTATGAGTTTCATTGCCGCGTATAAACTATGTGCTGGTGAAGCAGCTATTGCTGATTTTTCATATGCGGCAAAACACGCAGACGTTATAGAAATGGGAAGCATCCTCCCAGCAAGAAGAGCAAGGGGACCAAATGAGCCTGGAGGTATATCCTTCGGTGTAATGGCTGATATGATTCAAACATCCCGTATATCCGATGATCCTGCAAAAATTTCTCTAGAGGTTATTGGAGCAGCAGCCACTATATACGACCAGATCTGGCTAGGTTCTTACATGTCCGGCGGAGTAGGTTTCACACAGTACGCAACAGCAGCTTACACTGACGACATCCTAGATGATTTCGTGTATTACGGTAAAGAATACGTGGATGGTAAATATGGCATCTGTGGAACCAAAGCAAGCACTGAAGTAGTTCACGACATAGCCGCCGAAGTAACCATGTACGGAATGGAACAATACGAATACCCCGCTCTCCTTGAAGACCATTTTGGAGGTTCTCAACGAGCTGCAGTTGTTTCTGCTGCTGCAGGATGTTCAGTTGCCTTTGCAACAGGGAACTCCAATGCTGGAATCAATGGATGGTACTTAAGTCAAATTCTCCACAAAGAAACCCACAGCAGACTCGGTTTCTACGGTTACGACTTGCAAGACCAGTGCGGAGCATCCAACTCCCTATCTATCAGGAGTGATGAAGGTTTGATCCACGAATTACGTGGTCCTAACTACCCTAACTACGCCATGAACGTTGGCCACCAGCCAGAATACGCAGGAATTGCCCAAGCACCACACGCAGCCCGAGGAGACGCTTTCTGTGTGAACCCTCTTATAAAAGTAGCATTTGCTGATAAAGATCTAGCATTTGACTTTACCAGACCAAGAAAGGCCATTGCTAAAGGTGCACTACGAGAATTCGTGCCTGGTGGTGAAAGGGACTTAATCATCCCTGTAAAATAA
- the mcrD gene encoding methyl-coenzyme M reductase operon protein D, with amino-acid sequence MEPIKAIDVKIFPHRRLKPETTETILNELLELKGSLRFLVNGESLPNVVGYGPARGISVNHPDRKTITVKGKKVELLVSVGEIVVTVKEENLEEFVADTKNILEKILNFGFDVKIGSFTRTKTTVSDYLKLGYGIEENFDPSLVGIVDPKTNSKETVKLIR; translated from the coding sequence ATGGAACCAATCAAGGCCATTGATGTGAAAATATTCCCTCACAGACGCTTGAAACCAGAAACCACTGAAACCATTCTTAATGAATTACTGGAACTAAAAGGATCCCTTAGATTTCTAGTAAACGGAGAATCTTTGCCCAATGTTGTGGGATATGGCCCTGCAAGAGGAATCAGTGTAAACCATCCTGATAGAAAGACCATTACTGTAAAAGGAAAAAAAGTGGAACTTTTAGTTTCTGTTGGAGAAATAGTAGTCACTGTAAAAGAAGAAAATCTGGAAGAATTCGTTGCCGATACAAAAAATATTCTTGAAAAAATATTAAACTTCGGTTTTGACGTGAAAATAGGTTCATTCACAAGAACAAAGACTACTGTATCAGATTATCTGAAATTAGGTTACGGTATTGAAGAAAATTTTGATCCCAGCCTAGTGGGAATAGTTGATCCCAAAACAAATTCCAAAGAAACTGTGAAGTTAATTAGGTGA
- a CDS encoding DUF4405 domain-containing protein — translation MKKICLLVFIIFLTPIVIYAWNDCPYGLVNDPFPGQCPRYEDTNQDGVCDHSQSPSRSSLNNSSDNEHRGKKGDIGVNISSLDTQKAKFVPKGNYYLVPLSITTLIIYLVTYLFYLENRLKRDIFYKIWNYVLIFSFLVTGVTGLILMIVVSQSIRSSWNLTIDFWHAEFAIIMVVSTLFHFHLYWNQLKNVFKG, via the coding sequence TTGAAAAAAATATGTTTATTGGTTTTTATTATTTTTTTAACTCCGATTGTCATTTATGCTTGGAATGATTGCCCATATGGCCTCGTAAATGATCCGTTTCCTGGTCAATGCCCACGATATGAGGATACAAATCAAGATGGTGTGTGTGACCATTCCCAATCTCCTTCAAGATCGTCCCTCAATAACAGCTCAGATAATGAGCACAGAGGCAAAAAGGGAGACATTGGTGTGAATATTAGCTCTTTAGATACTCAAAAAGCAAAATTTGTTCCGAAAGGAAATTATTATCTAGTTCCACTCTCTATAACCACCCTTATCATCTATTTGGTTACTTACCTTTTTTATTTAGAAAACCGATTAAAGAGAGATATTTTCTATAAAATTTGGAATTATGTCCTGATTTTCAGCTTTTTGGTAACTGGAGTAACTGGTTTGATCTTGATGATAGTTGTTAGCCAAAGCATAAGATCTTCCTGGAATTTGACCATTGATTTTTGGCACGCTGAATTTGCCATTATCATGGTAGTTAGCACCTTATTCCACTTTCATCTATACTGGAACCAGTTGAAAAATGTTTTCAAAGGTTAA
- a CDS encoding HIT family protein, which produces MNSSCEYCQIIGGYGKLIWETTYWKIYLAPSQRYLGTCVVALKRRTQDLSQVNNEEWIDFAFVVKKLENSLEINFNPTLYNWSCFKNSTFRSKNPNPEIHWHFIPRYKYPVDFDGIVFKDPDFGHIPLPIKKEIPDKTMEKLAQIIKKPLISNI; this is translated from the coding sequence ATGAATTCTAGTTGCGAATATTGTCAGATCATTGGCGGATATGGAAAACTCATTTGGGAGACAACCTACTGGAAAATATATCTTGCACCCAGTCAACGCTATCTGGGAACTTGTGTGGTAGCCCTAAAAAGGCGTACTCAAGATTTATCCCAAGTCAATAATGAAGAATGGATTGATTTTGCTTTTGTCGTTAAAAAACTTGAAAACTCACTGGAAATAAATTTTAACCCCACACTTTACAATTGGAGCTGTTTTAAGAACTCTACTTTCCGGAGTAAAAATCCTAATCCAGAAATTCACTGGCATTTTATTCCTAGATATAAATATCCAGTGGATTTTGATGGTATTGTTTTCAAAGACCCTGATTTTGGCCATATTCCTCTTCCAATAAAAAAAGAGATTCCAGATAAAACAATGGAAAAATTGGCCCAAATAATTAAAAAACCTTTAATTTCAAACATCTAA
- the mcrB gene encoding coenzyme-B sulfoethylthiotransferase subunit beta yields the protein MPTYEDKIDLYGADGKLLESDVPLEAVSPMLNPTIENIVQEVKRSVAVNLSGIEKSLEKAAYGGKSNFIPGRELKLPIVENVDIIAEKIEKMIRVDDEDDFNLKLINKGDQLLVQLPSQRLKMAGDYTVSTMVTGSAVVQAIIDTFDVDKFEASSVKTAVLGKYPQSVDFAGANVTALLGPPQMLEGMGYGLRNIPANHVVAITKKNTLNAVALSSILEQTANFEMGDSVGAFERFHLLGLAYQGLNANNLVFDLVKENGKGTVGTVVTSLVERALDDGVIKVAKTMPSGYNIYEPVDWALWNAYAAAGLISSVIVNIGASRAAQGVASTLLYYNDILEFETSLPGADYGRVEGTGVGMSFFSHSIYGGGGPGIFHGNHVVTRHSKGFAIPCTAAAMCLDAGTQMFSPEMTSGMVGNIYSDIEYFKEPLKYVADGAREIKEEI from the coding sequence ATGCCAACCTATGAAGACAAAATAGACCTATATGGCGCAGATGGAAAGCTTTTAGAGAGTGATGTTCCTCTAGAAGCAGTTAGTCCAATGTTAAACCCTACAATAGAAAACATTGTACAAGAAGTCAAACGGTCCGTTGCAGTAAACTTATCCGGGATTGAAAAATCATTGGAAAAAGCAGCTTACGGCGGAAAATCTAATTTTATTCCAGGTAGAGAATTAAAACTACCAATTGTAGAAAACGTTGATATCATAGCAGAAAAAATCGAAAAAATGATCCGTGTTGATGATGAAGATGACTTCAACTTAAAACTCATCAACAAAGGGGACCAGCTTTTAGTGCAATTACCTTCCCAAAGACTAAAAATGGCAGGAGATTACACTGTTTCAACAATGGTCACAGGATCAGCAGTTGTGCAAGCCATCATCGACACTTTTGATGTTGACAAATTCGAGGCATCATCAGTTAAAACCGCTGTTTTAGGAAAATACCCACAATCAGTTGATTTTGCAGGTGCCAATGTCACCGCCCTACTAGGCCCACCACAAATGCTGGAAGGTATGGGATACGGCCTAAGAAACATTCCTGCCAACCACGTGGTAGCCATTACCAAGAAAAACACTCTAAACGCAGTAGCGTTATCTTCAATCTTGGAACAAACAGCCAACTTTGAAATGGGAGATTCAGTAGGAGCTTTTGAAAGATTCCATTTATTAGGATTAGCATATCAGGGTTTAAATGCTAATAACTTGGTATTTGACTTAGTTAAAGAAAATGGTAAAGGAACTGTTGGAACTGTTGTAACCTCCCTGGTGGAAAGAGCACTTGATGATGGAGTTATCAAAGTGGCCAAAACAATGCCATCAGGATACAATATCTACGAACCAGTAGACTGGGCATTATGGAATGCATACGCAGCAGCAGGATTAATAAGTTCAGTTATAGTGAATATTGGGGCTTCTAGAGCAGCTCAGGGAGTTGCATCCACTTTACTGTACTACAATGATATACTCGAATTTGAAACCAGCCTACCCGGTGCAGATTATGGCCGTGTAGAGGGAACTGGAGTTGGAATGAGCTTTTTCTCCCACTCTATATATGGAGGAGGAGGTCCAGGAATCTTCCACGGAAACCACGTTGTAACCAGACACAGTAAAGGATTTGCAATACCATGTACAGCAGCAGCAATGTGTTTGGACGCAGGAACACAAATGTTCTCACCAGAAATGACATCAGGAATGGTTGGAAACATATACAGCGATATTGAGTATTTCAAAGAGCCACTCAAATACGTAGCTGATGGTGCTCGCGAAATAAAAGAAGAAATATAA
- a CDS encoding SagB/ThcOx family dehydrogenase, translated as MQKKSKFVLAAIILLSVFLIVYIGYSVFMPPVGVKDQPINQSREILATVDLPQVEIASNMSVDQAIQNRRSVRRFSATPLSLKDVSQLLWAAQGITDFERNFRTTPSAGGVFPMEIYLVVGNNGVQELEAGIYHYNPFNHTLEMIVRGDMRYNLSQAAHKQKWVNDAPINLIITGNYLKMQNKYSDKNLCTRFVDMEAGHIGQNIYLEAASRGLVTVAIGSFYDDQMISLFKLPANETPLYIYPVGNRG; from the coding sequence ATGCAAAAAAAGAGCAAATTTGTCCTCGCAGCGATAATTCTGCTTTCAGTCTTTTTAATAGTTTACATTGGATATTCAGTTTTCATGCCACCTGTTGGAGTTAAAGATCAACCTATAAATCAGTCTAGAGAGATCCTGGCAACAGTAGATCTCCCTCAAGTAGAAATTGCCAGTAATATGTCTGTTGATCAAGCCATCCAAAATCGGCGTTCAGTCAGAAGATTCAGTGCAACTCCTCTTAGTTTAAAGGATGTTTCACAACTGTTATGGGCTGCTCAGGGCATAACTGATTTTGAAAGGAATTTTAGAACCACTCCTTCTGCTGGGGGTGTTTTCCCAATGGAAATCTATCTGGTTGTAGGTAATAATGGCGTCCAAGAATTAGAAGCAGGAATATATCATTATAATCCTTTCAATCACACATTAGAAATGATTGTAAGGGGTGATATGAGATATAACTTATCACAAGCTGCACATAAACAAAAATGGGTGAATGACGCTCCTATTAATCTGATAATCACTGGAAATTATCTTAAAATGCAAAACAAATATTCCGATAAAAATTTATGCACCCGATTTGTGGACATGGAAGCAGGCCATATTGGCCAAAACATATATTTGGAAGCAGCATCCCGTGGGCTGGTAACAGTGGCCATAGGTTCCTTCTATGATGATCAGATGATAAGTCTTTTCAAGTTACCTGCTAATGAAACACCTCTTTACATTTATCCAGTTGGCAACCGAGGATAA